The proteins below are encoded in one region of Limnochorda pilosa:
- a CDS encoding response regulator transcription factor: protein MEPPCGHVLVVDDDEPTRRAVRIRLEKDGHEVTTASTGEEALECFRAARPDLVVLDLVLPDRDGFDLCRHMTADGRTPVIILTGRDDPVERTAAFHMGADDFVPKPFSLAELALRVQAILRRTLARCTPSTGNGASPAAIRLGPLAIDRIARTATLSGEELTLTCREFELLWLLASRPEQVFTRKQLAQLLWPCSEEATEENVTVLVSRLRKKVELDPSQPNLIRTVWGIGYRMSLPGTQRQVG, encoded by the coding sequence GTGGAGCCACCCTGTGGGCACGTCCTGGTGGTGGACGACGATGAGCCGACCCGCCGGGCGGTCCGGATCCGGTTGGAGAAGGACGGCCACGAGGTGACCACCGCGTCCACGGGCGAGGAAGCGCTGGAGTGCTTCCGCGCCGCCCGCCCCGACCTGGTGGTGCTGGACCTCGTCCTCCCCGATCGGGACGGCTTCGACCTCTGCCGCCACATGACTGCCGACGGGCGCACGCCCGTCATCATCCTCACGGGCCGCGACGATCCCGTGGAGCGGACGGCCGCCTTCCACATGGGGGCCGACGACTTCGTGCCCAAGCCCTTCAGCCTGGCGGAGCTCGCCCTGCGGGTGCAGGCCATCCTGCGCCGCACCCTGGCCCGGTGCACGCCCTCCACCGGGAACGGGGCCTCGCCGGCGGCCATCCGCCTGGGACCGCTGGCCATCGACCGCATCGCCCGCACGGCCACCCTGAGCGGCGAGGAGCTGACCCTCACCTGCCGTGAGTTCGAGCTCCTCTGGCTCCTGGCTTCCCGGCCCGAGCAGGTCTTCACCCGCAAGCAGCTCGCCCAGCTTCTCTGGCCTTGCTCGGAGGAGGCCACCGAGGAGAACGTGACGGTCCTCGTGAGCCGGCTGCGCAAGAAGGTGGAGCTGGACCCTTCCCAACCCAACCTGATTCGCACCGTCTGGGGGATCGGCTACCGCATGAGCCTTCCAGGGACCCAGCGGCAGGTGGGCTGA
- the nrfD gene encoding NrfD/PsrC family molybdoenzyme membrane anchor subunit yields MNGVATRRISLPARSRAVHFTWTRPRAVLATLLGVGLVAAAYRFVFGLGAATNLSDQWPWGFWIGFDVVSGVALAGGAFTLAAAVHLFRQHQLEPLLRPAILTGFLGYLLVIFGLLADLGKPWNIWHPIVMWQPHSVMFEVAWCVMLYTTVLALEFAPALFERLRANRVLAFLRRLTPALVVAGVVLSTLHQSSLGSLFLVVPGKLHPLWNSMMLPLFFFASAIVLGLGMVTLEATLSARSLTHRDESPVLARLLRALPWAVGLYLAMKLADLAVRGELGALFAGSLEAGLFWLELLLLAVPAGLALSRRIRSSARVQGWLGATVVAAVVLNRFNVSLFGIRGYAGAGYVPSLVELAISVGLISLGVLAFAFAAENLPVFHREAEAPVFEAEVLLERPKVAVGGR; encoded by the coding sequence ATGAACGGGGTCGCAACCCGTCGGATCTCCCTTCCCGCACGGTCGCGGGCGGTCCACTTCACCTGGACCCGGCCGCGTGCGGTGCTGGCCACCCTGCTGGGGGTGGGGCTCGTGGCGGCTGCCTACCGGTTCGTCTTCGGCCTCGGCGCCGCCACCAACCTGTCCGATCAGTGGCCCTGGGGGTTCTGGATCGGTTTCGACGTGGTCTCGGGCGTTGCTCTGGCGGGCGGCGCCTTCACCCTTGCGGCGGCGGTGCACCTCTTCCGGCAGCACCAGCTCGAGCCGCTGCTCAGACCCGCCATCCTCACGGGCTTCCTGGGGTACCTGCTGGTGATCTTCGGCCTGCTGGCCGACCTGGGGAAGCCCTGGAACATCTGGCACCCCATCGTCATGTGGCAGCCGCACTCGGTCATGTTCGAGGTGGCCTGGTGCGTCATGCTCTACACGACCGTGCTGGCCCTGGAGTTCGCCCCCGCCCTCTTCGAGCGGCTCCGGGCGAACCGGGTGCTGGCCTTCCTCCGCAGGCTGACGCCCGCGCTGGTGGTGGCCGGCGTGGTCCTCTCCACCCTGCACCAGTCGTCGCTGGGATCGCTCTTCCTCGTCGTACCGGGCAAGCTCCACCCGCTCTGGAACTCGATGATGCTGCCGCTCTTCTTCTTCGCGAGCGCGATCGTGCTGGGGCTGGGGATGGTCACCCTGGAGGCGACCCTCTCCGCACGCTCCCTCACTCACCGGGACGAGAGCCCCGTGCTGGCCCGGCTGCTGCGGGCGCTGCCCTGGGCGGTGGGCCTCTACCTGGCCATGAAGCTGGCGGACCTGGCGGTGCGGGGAGAGCTGGGCGCCCTCTTCGCGGGGAGCCTGGAGGCCGGGCTCTTCTGGCTCGAGCTCCTCCTGCTGGCCGTGCCGGCCGGCCTTGCCCTCTCGCGCCGGATCCGGTCCAGCGCGAGGGTCCAGGGCTGGCTCGGGGCGACGGTGGTGGCAGCCGTGGTGCTCAACCGCTTCAACGTGAGTCTTTTCGGCATCCGGGGCTACGCCGGAGCGGGGTACGTGCCGAGCCTGGTGGAGCTGGCCATCAGTGTGGGGTTGATCTCCCTGGGCGTGCTGGCCTTCGCCTTCGCGGCCGAGAACCTTCCCGTCTTCCACCGGGAGGCGGAGGCACCGGTCTTCGAGGCCGAGGTGCTGCTGGAAAGGCCGAAGGTGGCCGTGGGCGGACGCTGA
- a CDS encoding 4Fe-4S dicluster domain-containing protein has translation MDLTRRQLFRWAARLGAAGAAAGWTLERTGAVQASAPARTTVSSQKGMLVDMTLCIGCRSCEWACQTKWGLDGSAPEGGLSPQRWTWVRETQISPLQAARFYRDRKLDARRAFFSQGPAGGTVTAAAGEASGSSKAPAYDLPPLIRYARTQCFHCLDPSCVSACPVAALRKTEQGPVVYDEERCIGCRYCMMACPFQIPRYEWASWNPAITKCLFCYDRLAQGEEPACAAACPTGATQFGDRDRLLEEAKQRIAQNPKRYVPYIYGEEEAGGTAWLFLSDVPFEQLGFRMDVPKSAPPLRTARVMGLVPPVAGGLAVALGALAWWNGRREAEEAPPAPAPRSGRRAGKPRESSARR, from the coding sequence GTGGACCTGACGCGGCGGCAGCTCTTTCGATGGGCGGCCCGTCTTGGAGCGGCCGGGGCCGCGGCCGGCTGGACCCTGGAGCGGACCGGGGCGGTGCAGGCTTCGGCCCCTGCGAGGACGACGGTGTCGTCCCAGAAGGGCATGCTCGTCGACATGACCCTCTGCATCGGGTGCCGGTCGTGCGAGTGGGCCTGCCAGACCAAGTGGGGGCTGGACGGCTCCGCACCCGAGGGAGGGCTCTCTCCCCAGCGGTGGACGTGGGTCCGGGAGACGCAGATCTCGCCTCTGCAGGCGGCCCGCTTCTACCGGGATCGCAAGCTCGACGCCCGGCGGGCGTTCTTCTCTCAGGGGCCGGCGGGCGGCACGGTCACCGCCGCCGCGGGCGAGGCTTCCGGCAGCTCGAAGGCGCCTGCCTATGACCTCCCGCCTCTGATCCGCTACGCACGCACCCAGTGCTTCCACTGCCTGGATCCGTCGTGCGTCTCGGCCTGCCCGGTGGCCGCGCTGCGGAAGACCGAGCAGGGGCCCGTGGTCTACGACGAGGAGCGCTGCATCGGCTGCCGGTACTGCATGATGGCCTGCCCCTTCCAGATCCCCCGCTACGAGTGGGCCTCGTGGAACCCGGCCATCACCAAGTGCCTCTTCTGCTACGACCGGCTCGCCCAGGGGGAAGAGCCCGCCTGCGCGGCGGCCTGCCCCACCGGCGCCACCCAGTTCGGCGACCGCGACCGGCTCCTGGAGGAAGCCAAGCAGCGCATCGCCCAGAACCCCAAGCGCTACGTCCCCTACATCTACGGGGAGGAGGAGGCGGGCGGCACCGCATGGCTCTTCCTTTCCGACGTCCCCTTCGAGCAGTTGGGATTCCGCATGGACGTGCCCAAGTCGGCGCCTCCCCTCCGCACCGCCCGGGTGATGGGCCTGGTCCCACCGGTGGCCGGTGGCCTGGCCGTGGCGCTGGGCGCCCTCGCCTGGTGGAACGGACGCCGCGAGGCCGAGGAAGCCCCGCCTGCTCCCGCGCCCCGCTCCGGGCGGCGCGCGGGTAAGCCGCGGGAGAGCTCAGCACGGAGGTGA